A stretch of Buteo buteo chromosome 21, bButBut1.hap1.1, whole genome shotgun sequence DNA encodes these proteins:
- the RAB7A gene encoding ras-related protein Rab-7a isoform X1 has protein sequence MTSRKKVLLKVIILGDSGVGKTSLMNQYVNKKFSNQYKATIGADFLTKEVMVDDRLVTMQIWDTAGQERFQSLGVAFYRGADCCVLVFDVTAPNTFKTLDSWRDEFLIQASPRDPENFPFVVLGNKIDLENRQVTTKRAQAWCYSKNNIPYFETSAKEAINVEQAFQTIARNALKQETEVELYNEFPEPIKLDKNDRVKASAESCSC, from the exons ATGACTTCTAGGAAGAAAGTGTTACTGAAAGTCATCATCCTTGGAGACTCTGG GGTGGGAAAGACATCGCTTATGAACCAGTATGTGAACAAGAAATTCAGTAACCAGTACAAGGCCACGATAGGCGCAGACTTCCTGACAAAAGAGGTCATGGTGGATGACAGGCTAGTGACAATGCAG ATATGGGATACAGCAGGACAAGAACGATTTCAGTCTCTGGGAGTTGCCTTCTACAGGGGAGCAGACTGCTGTGTGCTGGTGTTTGATGTCACGGCCCCCAACACATTCAAAACCCTAGACAGCTGGAGGGACGAATTCCTCATTCAGGCCAGTCCAAGGGATCCTGAGAACTTTCCTTTTGTTGTGCTGGGAAACAAGATTGACCTAGAAAACAGACAA GTCACCACAAAACGGGCGCAAGCCTGGTGCTACAGTAAAAACAACATCCCCTACTTTGAAACCAGTGCCAAGGAGGCCATTAATGTGGAACAAGCTTTCCAGACGATTGCACGAAATGCACTTAAACAG GAAACCGAAGTGGAGCTTTACAATGAATTCCCCGAACCCATCAAACTAGACAAGAATGACCGAGTGAAGGCTTCTGCggagagctgcagctgctga
- the RAB7A gene encoding ras-related protein Rab-7a isoform X2 produces the protein MNQYVNKKFSNQYKATIGADFLTKEVMVDDRLVTMQIWDTAGQERFQSLGVAFYRGADCCVLVFDVTAPNTFKTLDSWRDEFLIQASPRDPENFPFVVLGNKIDLENRQVTTKRAQAWCYSKNNIPYFETSAKEAINVEQAFQTIARNALKQETEVELYNEFPEPIKLDKNDRVKASAESCSC, from the exons ATGAACCAGTATGTGAACAAGAAATTCAGTAACCAGTACAAGGCCACGATAGGCGCAGACTTCCTGACAAAAGAGGTCATGGTGGATGACAGGCTAGTGACAATGCAG ATATGGGATACAGCAGGACAAGAACGATTTCAGTCTCTGGGAGTTGCCTTCTACAGGGGAGCAGACTGCTGTGTGCTGGTGTTTGATGTCACGGCCCCCAACACATTCAAAACCCTAGACAGCTGGAGGGACGAATTCCTCATTCAGGCCAGTCCAAGGGATCCTGAGAACTTTCCTTTTGTTGTGCTGGGAAACAAGATTGACCTAGAAAACAGACAA GTCACCACAAAACGGGCGCAAGCCTGGTGCTACAGTAAAAACAACATCCCCTACTTTGAAACCAGTGCCAAGGAGGCCATTAATGTGGAACAAGCTTTCCAGACGATTGCACGAAATGCACTTAAACAG GAAACCGAAGTGGAGCTTTACAATGAATTCCCCGAACCCATCAAACTAGACAAGAATGACCGAGTGAAGGCTTCTGCggagagctgcagctgctga